One Streptococcus sp. DTU_2020_1001019_1_SI_AUS_MUR_006 DNA window includes the following coding sequences:
- a CDS encoding bifunctional glycosyltransferase family 2/GtrA family protein, with amino-acid sequence MNYIVIPAYQPDKQLIKLIEKIHEKSDFHILVIEDGSSSECQKIFDKAKQFATVIRHQVNQGKGQALKTAFTYIQEQNIYGTVVTADADGQHKVWDIFRTANKASENPNKLILGVRAFSGKVPLRSRFGNSLTKALFKLQTGVGVTDTQTGLRAFTTNLIPFMLKIEAQRYEYEMNMLLEATKEYEILEVPIETVYINDNEASHFRPIQDGLMIYKNIFKFALSSLSSFVVDYVVYALAILILPTVPTSLRIFLANGVARVTSSIFNYSTNKKLVFKNDDSLVKTGMGYFGLAVGLFVLDTLLIRLFFTVFGINLLIAKVIVGILLFTVSWTVQKKFIFKERTSTVL; translated from the coding sequence ATGAACTACATAGTCATTCCAGCTTATCAACCAGATAAGCAACTTATCAAACTCATTGAAAAAATTCACGAAAAGAGTGATTTTCATATCTTAGTCATAGAGGACGGCAGTTCATCAGAGTGCCAAAAAATCTTTGATAAAGCAAAACAATTTGCTACTGTCATTCGTCACCAAGTGAACCAAGGTAAAGGGCAGGCTCTAAAAACAGCCTTTACTTATATTCAAGAACAAAACATTTATGGTACGGTTGTCACAGCAGATGCGGATGGACAGCACAAGGTATGGGATATTTTCCGCACGGCTAATAAAGCTTCCGAAAATCCAAACAAGCTAATCTTGGGTGTACGTGCCTTTTCTGGAAAAGTTCCCCTTCGTAGCCGTTTTGGTAACAGCTTAACTAAAGCTCTCTTTAAGCTTCAAACAGGAGTAGGAGTAACAGATACGCAAACTGGACTTCGTGCATTTACGACAAACTTGATACCGTTTATGCTTAAGATTGAAGCTCAACGTTATGAATATGAAATGAATATGTTGCTCGAAGCAACAAAAGAATACGAGATTCTAGAAGTGCCTATTGAAACTGTCTATATCAACGATAATGAGGCTTCACACTTCCGTCCAATCCAAGACGGGCTCATGATTTATAAAAATATCTTTAAATTTGCCTTATCATCTCTCAGTAGCTTTGTTGTAGACTATGTCGTTTACGCCCTAGCAATCTTGATTTTGCCGACAGTTCCGACGAGTCTACGAATCTTTCTAGCAAACGGAGTTGCTCGTGTGACTAGCTCTATTTTCAACTATTCTACAAATAAGAAACTAGTCTTTAAAAATGACGATAGCCTTGTGAAAACAGGGATGGGATACTTTGGTCTAGCAGTTGGACTCTTTGTCTTAGACACGCTACTGATTCGTCTCTTCTTTACAGTCTTTGGTATCAACCTTCTGATTGCTAAAGTTATCGTCGGCATTCTTCTCTTCACTGTCTCTTGGACAGTGCAGAAGAAATTCATCTTTAAGGAAAGGACATCAACTGTATTATGA
- a CDS encoding YkgJ family cysteine cluster protein, whose protein sequence is MSKEIDIEYYHQLALQKQKEHRKFLGNLKKKAPKNLDKIALEIHQEVFNEIDCTACANCCKSLGPDFKEADITRIAKYFKMKLPAFEAEFLQVDEDGDKIFKSMPCPFLGGDNLCSIYDVRPKACREFPHTDRKKIYQINNLTIKNTLTCPAAYLFVERLREKID, encoded by the coding sequence ATGTCAAAAGAAATCGATATCGAATATTATCACCAACTAGCCTTGCAAAAACAAAAAGAGCATCGTAAGTTTTTAGGAAATCTAAAGAAGAAAGCGCCTAAAAATTTAGATAAAATTGCGCTTGAAATCCATCAAGAAGTTTTTAATGAAATTGATTGTACAGCATGCGCTAACTGCTGCAAGAGTCTTGGTCCAGACTTTAAAGAAGCAGATATCACACGTATTGCCAAGTATTTTAAAATGAAATTGCCAGCCTTTGAAGCTGAGTTTTTGCAAGTGGACGAGGATGGAGATAAGATCTTCAAATCGATGCCCTGTCCATTTCTAGGAGGCGATAATCTCTGTTCCATCTACGATGTCCGTCCCAAAGCCTGTCGTGAATTTCCACATACTGACCGTAAGAAGATTTACCAAATCAATAATCTTACTATTAAAAATACTCTAACCTGCCCCGCAGCCTATCTCTTTGTTGAAAGATTAAGAGAGAAAATAGACTAA
- the ylqF gene encoding ribosome biogenesis GTPase YlqF: MATIQWFPGHMSKARRQVQENLKFVDFVTILVDARLPLSSQNPMLTKIVGDKPRLLILNKADLADPVQTKEWRQHFESQGIQTLAINSKEQVTVKVVTDAAKKLMADKIARQKERGIQIETLRTMIIGIPNAGKSTLMNRLAGKKIAVVGNKPGVTKGQQWLKTNKDLEILDTPGILWPKFEDETVALKLALTGAIKDQLLPMDEVTIFGLNYFKTHYPDKLQERFKQMNLDDEAPEIIMDMTRILGFRDDYDRFYNLFVKEVRDGKLGNYTLDTLDDLNGND, encoded by the coding sequence ATGGCAACTATTCAATGGTTTCCTGGACACATGTCCAAGGCAAGAAGACAGGTTCAGGAAAATTTAAAATTTGTTGATTTTGTGACGATTTTGGTGGATGCCCGCTTGCCCTTGTCTAGCCAAAATCCAATGCTGACTAAAATTGTAGGAGATAAACCAAGACTTCTGATTTTAAACAAGGCAGATCTTGCAGACCCAGTTCAAACGAAAGAATGGCGTCAGCACTTTGAATCACAAGGAATTCAAACCCTAGCTATTAACTCCAAAGAGCAGGTTACAGTTAAAGTTGTGACAGATGCAGCAAAAAAGCTTATGGCAGATAAGATTGCTCGTCAAAAGGAACGTGGGATTCAAATCGAAACCTTGCGTACCATGATTATCGGGATTCCAAACGCTGGTAAATCGACTCTGATGAACCGATTAGCTGGTAAGAAAATTGCTGTAGTTGGTAACAAGCCAGGTGTGACAAAAGGCCAACAATGGCTCAAAACAAATAAGGATTTGGAAATCTTGGACACTCCAGGGATTCTCTGGCCAAAATTTGAAGATGAAACTGTCGCCCTTAAACTCGCATTAACTGGAGCTATCAAAGACCAATTGCTTCCGATGGATGAAGTGACGATTTTCGGTCTTAATTACTTTAAAACCCATTATCCCGATAAGCTTCAAGAACGTTTTAAACAAATGAATCTGGACGATGAAGCTCCTGAAATTATCATGGACATGACTCGTATCCTTGGTTTCCGTGATGATTACGATCGTTTTTACAATCTCTTTGTCAAAGAAGTTCGTGATGGAAAACTTGGTAATTACACATTAGATACATTGGATGATCTCAATGGCAACGATTAA
- the addA gene encoding helicase-exonuclease AddAB subunit AddA, producing MKFLSQEEIAALQVAEAQSNKKPKKTAEQIQAIYSSGQNILVSASAGSGKTFVMAERILDQLARGVEIRQLFISTFTVKAATELKERLEKKISQQIQETQDVELKKHLGRQLADLPNAAIGTMDSFTQKFLTKHGHLLDLSPNFRILQNESEQLLLKNEVFRQVFESHYQGKEQGKFSQLVKNFAGRSKDARGLRKQVYMIYDFLQSTSNPQAWLEDSFLKGFEEADFTVAKENLAEDIKERLWDLESFFRYHLDNDAKEFGKAAYLESVQQVLDEISSLSHESTFDKYQKVLERVVSISKDKGGRALTNASRKAELQDLKETYNQERKAKFEKLIALNDQITLLKFQEKYHQESWDLAKTFQVFMSDFVDAYRKRKREENAFEFADISHYTIEILENFSQVRQEYQERFHEVMVDEYQDTNHIQERMLELLSNGHNRFMVGDIKQSIYRFRQADPQIFNEKFHRFAQDDKEGQLILLKENFRSSSEVLDATNDVFKHLMDDEVGEISYDGMHQLVFGNTDIQANPENKAEVLLYDKDDSDSDDEEELATNKLTGEMRMVLKEIIHLHNDKSVPFKDMALLTASRSRNDQVLLALSEYGIPVKTDGAQSNYLQSLEVQVMLDTLRVIHNPLQDFALVALMKSPMFSFDEDELARLALQKSEDKVQENFYEKLVNAQKKIGLQKDLIKAELQKKLSFFMETVQAWRLYSKTHSLYDLIWKIYSDRFYYDYVGALPNGHARQANLYALALRADQFEKSNFKGLSRFIRMIDQVLEAQHDLANVAVAPPKDAVELMSIHKSKGLEFPYVFILNIDQQFNKQDSMSQVILSRKNGLGLKYVARVATDDTDSKEEYVPSTIKLSIPSLTYTQNEEELQLASYSELMRLLYVAMTRAEKKIYLVGKGSREKLESKEYPTNGQGLLTRETRLDASNFQDWIWAIYQAFSKEDLHFSVRFEGEEQLTEEAIGELENKSQLQDQSQADNRQSDAIKEALQMLKEVEVYNQIHRAAINLPSVQTPSQIKKLYEPVMDMEGVVVAGQSQLKESTVQFNLPDFSKTKKVTGAEIGSATHELMQRINLAKKPTLETLTEALEQVQVSSDVKSKINLVKILSFFDTALGQEILANQDKLYREQPFSMLKRDAKSQEDFVVRGILDGYLLYNDKIALFDYKTDRYEHASQLIERYRGQLDLYAEALSRSYQIETVEKYLILLGKDQVEVVKL from the coding sequence ATGAAATTTTTATCTCAAGAAGAGATTGCAGCCTTGCAAGTAGCAGAAGCTCAGTCTAACAAGAAACCTAAGAAAACAGCTGAACAAATTCAAGCTATTTATAGCTCTGGTCAAAATATTCTGGTCTCAGCATCAGCTGGCTCAGGGAAAACCTTTGTCATGGCTGAACGAATTCTTGATCAGTTAGCGCGTGGTGTAGAAATTCGCCAACTCTTTATCTCAACCTTTACAGTCAAGGCAGCAACTGAGTTAAAAGAACGCTTGGAAAAGAAAATCAGCCAACAAATCCAAGAAACGCAAGATGTGGAACTAAAAAAACACCTCGGCAGACAATTAGCTGATTTACCCAATGCCGCGATTGGGACCATGGACTCTTTTACCCAGAAATTCCTGACCAAGCATGGTCATCTCCTTGACCTCTCTCCAAATTTTCGTATTCTTCAGAATGAAAGTGAGCAACTTCTCTTAAAAAATGAGGTCTTTCGTCAAGTTTTTGAAAGTCACTATCAAGGTAAAGAACAAGGCAAGTTTAGTCAGCTAGTTAAGAACTTTGCAGGTAGAAGCAAAGACGCGCGTGGTTTGCGTAAACAGGTCTATATGATTTATGACTTTTTGCAATCTACCAGCAATCCTCAGGCTTGGCTAGAAGATTCCTTTCTAAAAGGCTTTGAAGAGGCTGATTTTACCGTTGCTAAAGAAAACCTTGCAGAGGATATAAAAGAAAGACTTTGGGATTTAGAAAGCTTTTTCCGTTACCATTTGGATAATGATGCCAAGGAATTTGGCAAAGCAGCTTACCTAGAATCTGTCCAACAAGTTCTTGACGAGATCAGTTCTTTAAGCCATGAATCAACCTTTGACAAATACCAAAAAGTGCTAGAACGAGTTGTTAGTATCTCTAAGGATAAAGGTGGTCGTGCTCTTACAAATGCTAGTCGTAAGGCCGAACTGCAAGACTTGAAAGAAACCTACAACCAAGAGAGAAAAGCAAAATTTGAAAAGCTAATTGCACTAAATGACCAAATTACTTTACTAAAATTCCAGGAAAAATATCATCAAGAGTCTTGGGACTTAGCAAAGACTTTTCAAGTTTTTATGAGTGATTTTGTTGATGCCTATCGAAAGCGTAAACGCGAAGAAAATGCCTTCGAATTTGCGGATATTAGCCACTATACCATTGAGATTTTGGAAAACTTCTCTCAGGTTAGACAAGAGTATCAGGAACGCTTCCATGAAGTCATGGTAGATGAGTACCAAGATACTAACCACATCCAAGAAAGAATGTTAGAACTCCTATCAAACGGTCATAATCGTTTTATGGTTGGGGATATCAAGCAGTCTATTTATCGTTTCAGACAGGCAGATCCCCAAATTTTCAATGAAAAATTTCATAGATTTGCTCAAGATGACAAAGAAGGTCAATTAATTCTACTTAAAGAAAATTTCCGTAGTAGTTCAGAGGTTCTAGATGCTACAAATGATGTCTTTAAGCATCTTATGGACGATGAAGTTGGGGAAATTTCATACGATGGTATGCATCAACTTGTTTTTGGAAATACTGATATTCAAGCAAATCCTGAAAACAAGGCAGAAGTTCTCTTATATGATAAGGATGATAGCGATTCTGATGATGAGGAGGAACTTGCAACCAACAAATTAACTGGTGAAATGCGCATGGTGCTTAAGGAGATAATTCACCTTCATAATGATAAGAGTGTACCTTTCAAGGACATGGCTCTCTTAACTGCCAGCAGAAGTCGTAATGACCAGGTCCTACTTGCCTTGTCTGAGTATGGTATTCCAGTCAAGACAGACGGCGCCCAATCAAACTATTTGCAATCCCTAGAAGTGCAGGTTATGTTGGATACTCTTCGTGTCATCCACAACCCTCTTCAAGACTTTGCTTTGGTTGCTCTAATGAAATCTCCGATGTTTAGCTTTGATGAGGATGAATTGGCTCGTCTCGCACTTCAAAAATCTGAGGATAAGGTTCAAGAGAACTTTTATGAGAAACTAGTTAATGCTCAGAAGAAAATTGGTCTTCAAAAAGATTTAATCAAAGCTGAATTACAAAAGAAACTAAGCTTTTTCATGGAAACCGTCCAGGCTTGGCGTTTGTATTCTAAAACGCACTCACTTTATGATCTCATTTGGAAAATCTATAGCGACCGTTTTTACTATGACTATGTTGGTGCTTTGCCAAATGGTCATGCTAGACAGGCTAACCTCTATGCCCTTGCTTTAAGAGCAGATCAGTTTGAAAAGAGTAATTTTAAGGGATTATCTCGCTTTATTCGAATGATAGATCAGGTCTTGGAAGCCCAGCATGATCTTGCCAATGTTGCTGTGGCACCACCTAAGGATGCAGTAGAACTTATGAGTATTCATAAAAGTAAGGGCCTAGAGTTTCCTTATGTCTTTATCCTTAATATTGATCAGCAATTCAACAAGCAAGATTCCATGTCTCAAGTCATCCTAAGTCGTAAAAATGGCCTTGGTCTTAAGTACGTAGCTAGAGTTGCTACAGATGATACAGATTCCAAAGAGGAATACGTTCCATCTACTATTAAATTATCTATCCCTAGCTTGACCTATACGCAAAATGAAGAAGAACTCCAATTAGCAAGCTATTCTGAGTTGATGCGTTTACTTTATGTAGCCATGACTCGTGCTGAGAAAAAAATCTATCTAGTCGGAAAGGGATCAAGGGAGAAGTTGGAGTCTAAAGAATACCCGACAAATGGGCAAGGTCTTTTGACTCGAGAAACTAGACTAGATGCTAGTAATTTCCAAGATTGGATTTGGGCCATTTACCAAGCTTTTTCTAAAGAGGACTTACACTTTAGTGTTCGTTTCGAGGGTGAAGAACAACTGACAGAAGAAGCTATCGGAGAATTGGAAAATAAAAGCCAGCTCCAAGACCAATCCCAAGCAGACAACCGTCAATCTGATGCCATCAAGGAAGCTTTACAAATGCTGAAAGAAGTGGAAGTCTATAACCAAATCCACCGTGCAGCAATCAATCTTCCAAGTGTACAAACTCCAAGTCAGATTAAGAAGTTGTATGAACCAGTTATGGATATGGAAGGTGTAGTAGTAGCTGGTCAAAGTCAACTAAAAGAAAGCACTGTTCAATTCAATCTTCCTGATTTCTCTAAAACTAAGAAAGTTACTGGTGCTGAGATTGGTAGTGCTACCCATGAACTCATGCAGAGAATTAATCTAGCTAAGAAACCCACTTTAGAGACTTTAACAGAGGCTTTAGAGCAAGTTCAAGTAAGCTCGGATGTCAAATCCAAAATCAATCTAGTAAAGATTTTGTCCTTCTTTGATACGGCTCTAGGTCAAGAGATTCTTGCAAACCAAGATAAACTCTATCGAGAACAACCTTTCTCAATGTTGAAAAGAGATGCTAAGAGTCAGGAAGATTTTGTTGTCCGTGGAATCTTAGATGGATATCTCCTCTACAATGATAAGATTGCTCTCTTTGACTACAAGACAGACCGTTATGAGCATGCTAGTCAGCTTATTGAACGCTATCGAGGACAATTAGACCTCTATGCAGAGGCTCTATCTCGTTCTTATCAGATAGAAACAGTTGAAAAATATTTGATTCTACTTGGTAAAGACCAAGTAGAAGTCGTTAAACTTTAA
- a CDS encoding phosphodiester glycosidase family protein has protein sequence MKFLKKRYAYASVLGLLLTGSFSYSMLKTFVLAETISTVATTSTSSNAAAASQAAKTATVTDSRYKDDNISVNLSETTVNNTQVYVADITLSSSDYLKTAFAQNAYRTNVTAKTSVTAADNNAILAVNGDYYGANSTGYVIRNGVVYRDTVREDSSNGDLAIYKDGSFKVIYEDQISAEQLVNDGVVNLLAFGPALVENGEIAVDTNTEVGQAMASNPRTAIGIIDENHYIIVVSDGRTSESEGLSLYQLAEVMKSYGAKTAYNLDGGGSSTLYFNGQVINKPTTGGNKISERAVSDIVYIGY, from the coding sequence ATGAAATTTTTAAAGAAACGCTATGCTTACGCCTCAGTTCTTGGTCTACTCTTGACAGGATCCTTTAGTTACTCAATGCTAAAGACCTTTGTCCTTGCTGAAACTATCTCGACAGTTGCCACAACGAGCACAAGTTCCAATGCTGCAGCAGCAAGTCAAGCTGCTAAAACGGCTACTGTCACTGACTCTAGATATAAAGATGACAATATTTCTGTTAATTTGTCTGAAACGACAGTCAATAATACCCAAGTCTACGTTGCTGATATTACTCTGAGCTCATCGGATTATCTGAAAACTGCCTTTGCTCAAAATGCCTACAGAACTAACGTAACTGCAAAAACCTCTGTTACCGCAGCTGACAACAATGCCATTTTAGCGGTAAACGGGGACTACTATGGTGCTAACTCTACAGGTTATGTTATCCGTAATGGAGTAGTTTATCGTGATACTGTTCGTGAAGATTCTAGTAATGGGGACTTAGCTATTTATAAAGACGGCTCTTTCAAGGTTATTTACGAAGATCAGATCTCAGCTGAGCAACTAGTAAATGATGGTGTCGTCAATCTCTTGGCTTTTGGACCAGCCTTGGTCGAAAATGGTGAAATTGCAGTTGATACCAATACAGAAGTAGGACAGGCCATGGCTTCAAATCCTCGTACAGCTATTGGTATTATCGATGAAAACCACTATATCATCGTGGTTTCAGATGGACGTACCTCTGAAAGTGAAGGTCTCTCTCTTTATCAGCTCGCTGAGGTCATGAAATCTTATGGAGCAAAAACAGCCTACAACCTTGATGGTGGTGGATCATCTACACTTTACTTCAACGGTCAGGTTATCAATAAACCAACGACTGGAGGAAACAAAATTTCAGAAAGGGCGGTGAGTGACATTGTCTACATTGGTTACTAA
- the imm40 gene encoding Imm40 family immunity protein, with the protein MKQNIENINKRGIDLRDLGIDAYAYDYSAIPDLLAIIQANNLTILGGDVFCYKNGQLTHTYDNWYYEKQDPTIDSSKSIFQTEKYISNYVKNYGEHYYFSIVLDNEEFHL; encoded by the coding sequence ATGAAACAGAATATTGAGAATATAAATAAAAGAGGAATTGATCTACGTGACTTAGGGATTGATGCATACGCTTATGATTATTCAGCAATCCCAGACTTACTTGCTATTATCCAAGCAAACAATCTGACAATATTAGGTGGAGATGTGTTTTGCTACAAGAATGGCCAACTGACACATACTTATGATAATTGGTATTACGAGAAACAAGATCCAACTATTGATAGCAGTAAATCCATTTTTCAAACAGAAAAGTATATCAGCAACTATGTTAAAAATTATGGTGAACACTATTATTTTTCAATCGTTTTAGACAATGAGGAATTTCATTTGTGA
- a CDS encoding glucosaminidase domain-containing protein, whose protein sequence is MKKILLASTVALSMACFAKTTVYAEDSQATNNIQSSERTSSNTVGNEKKHQNEAEKATSQTPDTHEQSSKEAIVEVVNKEGWQKENNQWRYYENNQPVSNWKKIAGVWYYFNQDGIMLSNAIFNDYLLNNSGALAESSWVKIDDQWYYANEDGKITRNTWKKIAGVWYRFDESGTMLSNTIYNDYLLKSSGAMAENAWVKIADKWYYANEDGKITRNTWKKIAGVWYRFDESGTMLSNTIYNDYLLKTSGAMAENSWVKIADKWYFATESGKIIRDKWEKINGTWYYFNKDGDMLSSQWKSKYYLKDSGAMAENEWIFDKKYNSWFYLKSDGAYAENQWQGAYYLKSGGYMAKNEWIFDKNYDAWYYLKDDGVYVTGTFKIKGKDYSFQSNGKWISDPSSYYKVTPITAYVYSASGDRLSYISQGSIVSVTGAEVQGGRLPVKISGLSGYMNKSDLVAVSTDSEFIPHYTTDGRYLYHELSPYASIRVAPHNSSMAIGKKYYSADGINFENFTVENPFLFRDLRKPSNYTAEELDKVYSLMNIKGSRLAGKGAIFKEAEERYKINALYLIAHSALESSWGRSQIAKDKNNFFGIAAYDTTPYDSAKSFDDVDKGILGAAKWIRENYIDNGRTYLGNKSSGMNVLYASDPYWGEKIASIMMSINSKLGEKD, encoded by the coding sequence ATGAAAAAAATATTGCTGGCAAGTACGGTTGCCCTCTCTATGGCATGTTTTGCAAAAACAACCGTCTATGCCGAGGATTCTCAAGCTACCAATAATATTCAATCATCAGAAAGAACTTCTTCGAATACAGTAGGAAATGAGAAGAAACATCAAAACGAGGCTGAAAAAGCAACCTCTCAAACTCCTGATACACACGAACAATCTTCAAAAGAAGCAATAGTAGAAGTAGTTAACAAAGAAGGTTGGCAAAAAGAAAATAACCAATGGCGTTATTATGAGAATAATCAACCAGTTTCGAATTGGAAAAAAATAGCTGGTGTTTGGTACTATTTTAATCAAGATGGCATCATGCTTAGTAACGCTATCTTTAATGATTATCTATTGAATAATAGCGGTGCTTTGGCAGAATCTTCTTGGGTAAAAATTGACGATCAATGGTATTATGCCAATGAGGACGGGAAAATTACTCGTAATACTTGGAAAAAGATAGCTGGTGTTTGGTATCGATTTGATGAATCGGGCACAATGTTAAGCAATACTATTTATAATGATTATCTTCTCAAAAGTAGTGGTGCTATGGCAGAAAATGCTTGGGTGAAAATTGCTGATAAATGGTACTATGCCAATGAGGACGGGAAAATTACTCGTAATACTTGGAAAAAGATAGCTGGTGTTTGGTATCGATTTGATGAATCTGGCACAATGTTAAGCAATACTATTTATAATGATTATCTTCTCAAGACTAGCGGTGCTATGGCAGAAAATTCTTGGGTAAAAATTGCTGATAAATGGTACTTTGCTACAGAATCAGGAAAAATTATTCGCGACAAGTGGGAAAAAATCAACGGTACATGGTACTATTTTAATAAAGATGGTGACATGCTAAGTAGTCAATGGAAATCTAAATACTATCTAAAAGATAGTGGAGCCATGGCTGAGAATGAATGGATCTTTGATAAGAAATATAATAGCTGGTTCTACCTCAAGTCGGACGGTGCTTATGCTGAAAATCAATGGCAGGGTGCTTACTATCTAAAATCTGGTGGCTATATGGCTAAGAATGAATGGATTTTTGATAAGAACTATGATGCTTGGTATTACCTCAAAGATGATGGGGTATATGTAACAGGGACTTTCAAAATCAAAGGTAAAGACTATTCATTCCAAAGCAATGGAAAATGGATTTCTGATCCATCATCCTATTATAAAGTAACACCAATTACAGCTTATGTATACAGTGCTTCTGGTGATAGACTCAGCTATATCTCACAAGGTAGCATTGTTTCGGTTACTGGGGCTGAAGTTCAAGGTGGTCGACTTCCAGTCAAAATATCAGGACTTTCAGGATATATGAACAAGAGTGATCTAGTAGCGGTCAGCACAGATAGTGAATTCATTCCTCACTATACTACGGATGGTCGTTATCTTTACCATGAGTTATCACCTTACGCAAGTATTCGTGTAGCACCTCATAATTCATCAATGGCCATTGGCAAAAAATACTATTCAGCTGATGGTATTAACTTTGAAAACTTTACAGTTGAAAATCCTTTCTTATTTAGAGATTTAAGAAAACCAAGCAATTACACAGCTGAAGAATTAGATAAAGTCTATTCTCTTATGAATATCAAGGGAAGTCGTCTGGCAGGTAAGGGTGCAATCTTTAAAGAAGCTGAAGAACGTTATAAAATTAATGCCCTCTACTTGATTGCCCACAGTGCTCTAGAAAGTTCATGGGGACGTAGCCAGATTGCCAAGGATAAGAATAACTTCTTTGGTATCGCTGCTTATGATACAACGCCATATGATTCAGCTAAAAGCTTTGACGATGTTGATAAGGGTATCTTAGGTGCAGCCAAGTGGATTCGCGAAAATTACATCGATAATGGGAGAACATACCTAGGAAATAAATCATCAGGTATGAATGTCCTTTATGCTTCAGATCCATACTGGGGAGAAAAAATTGCAAGTATCATGATGTCAATTAACAGCAAGCTTGGTGAAAAAGATTAA